From the genome of Chroococcidiopsis sp. SAG 2025:
ATGCAGCGTTGCAGCCGCTCGGTTCCACTAATATCGTAAATCTTGTCTTCTGTACCCCAGATAGCAAGGGTGGGAAGTTGAGACGATCGCCCTTGACAGAGAACGTCATCGTACAGGTTCACGATATCTCAAATTTGTTGGTAGTGGCGGTTACGAGTGATGTAGTCGTTCACTCTCTCTGTTTTAACAGTATCAGGGATGG
Proteins encoded in this window:
- a CDS encoding alpha/beta hydrolase yields the protein MNLYDDVLCQGRSSQLPTLAIWGTEDKIYDISGTERLQRCIPESQTLRLPKAGHLLLIENSKSATAEYLRFLVGMQKLVW